One window of the Manihot esculenta cultivar AM560-2 chromosome 14, M.esculenta_v8, whole genome shotgun sequence genome contains the following:
- the LOC110599600 gene encoding uncharacterized protein LOC110599600, translating into MKPKPNSLVKFFSLFITPQRFLSLHRNPTDKSPLFFISSTFATYSTISQSQVENVLENAVEEPKDSVEVLRKWGCSDNDILKILLRRPSIRNADLNHLQSKLSLLQGLGITSTDLVKIINCRPRFLSCRINRCFDERLAYFMDLFGSREMLLKSIIRNPSLLTYDFHNIIKPAVALYESMGVSKKDLIPMLLSRPTLIPRTSFDDEKIEYIRKTGICKNSKMYKYVVTLLGISRIETIRKKVANFEKFGFTDEEVWSLIGRSPLLLTMSVDKVQRNMTFIVGTMKLPATVVLKYPYLLLNNLEAVLKPRVLLAGKIRDMGLSTQIKGPLMFRALRMKEKRFVKAFVWCHPKDVAEELMEFYVKAKGLKRLAETSKKSLHRGFPF; encoded by the coding sequence ATGAAACCTAAACCCAACTCCTTAGTCAAGTTCTTTTCCTTATTCATTACCCCTCAAAGATTTCTCTCTTTGCATAGAAACCCGACCGATAAATCTCCTTTATTCTTCATTTCTTCCACGTTCGCCACATATTCGACAATAAGCCAAAGCCAAGTTGAAAATGTTTTGGAGAATGCTGTAGAGGAACCAAAGGACTCTGTGGAGGTTCTTAGGAAATGGGGTTGTAGTGACaatgatatattaaaaattttgttacGCCGCCCTTCTATACGCAATGCTGATCTTAACCATCTTCAATCCAAACTAAGTTTACTTCAGGGCTTAGGTATCACTTCAACTGACCTCGTTAAGATCATCAATTGTCGCCCTCGATTCCTTAGTTGTCGCATCAATCGTTGCTTTGATGAACGACTGGCGTACTTTATGGATTTGTTTGGGTCAAGGGAAATGCTACTTAAGTCCATTATCAGGAATCCTTCGCTACTTACATATGACTTCCATAATATTATTAAACCTGCCGTTGCATTATATGAAAGTATGGGTGTTAGTAAAAAGGATTTGATTCCTATGCTCTTGTCACGGCCAACTTTGATTCCTCGTACCTCATTTGATGATGAGAAGATAGAGTACATACGCAAAACTGGGATTTGCAAGAACTCCAAGATGTATAAATACGTAGTTACTCTACTGGGTATTTCAAGGATTGAGACCATCCGCAAAAAAGTGGCGAACTTTGAAAAGTTTGGGTTTACAGACGAAGAAGTTTGGAGTCTTATTGGGCGTTCTCCCCTTCTGTTGACAATGTCAGTTGACAAGGTTCAAAGGAATATGACCTTCATTGTGGGCACGATGAAGCTCCCGGCAACTGTGGTGCTTAAGTATCCATATTTGCTTTTAAATAATCTGGAGGCTGTGTTGAAGCCCCGGGTGCTGCTTGCAGGTAAAATACGAGACATGGGTCTCTCCACACAAATTAAAGGACCTCTGATGTTTAGGGCACTAAGGATGAAAGAAAAGCGATTCGTGAAGGCATTTGTTTGGTGTCATCCAAAGGATGTTGCTGAAGAGTTGATGGAGTTCTATGTAAAGGCAAAGGGTTTAAAGCGATTGGCTGAAACCTCAAAGAAAAGTTTGCATAGAGGGTTTCCTTTCTAA
- the LOC110631358 gene encoding proteasome subunit alpha type-2-A isoform X2, giving the protein MGDSQYSFSLTTFSPSGKLVQIEHALTAVGSGQTSLGIKAANGVVIATEKKLPSILVDEASVQKIQILTPNIGVVYSGMGPDFRVLVRKSRKQAEQYHRLYKEPIPVTQLVRETAAVMQEFTQSGGVRPFGVSLLVAGYDDKGPQLYQVDPSGSYFSWKASAMGKNVSNAKTFLEKRYTDDMELDDAVHTAILTLKEGFEGQISGKNIEIGIIGADKKFRVLTPAEIDDYLAEVE; this is encoded by the exons ATGGGCGACAGCCAATACTCATTTTCGCTTACCACTTTCAG TCCTTCTGGGAAGCTTGTTCAGATTGAACATGCCCTAACAGCAGTTGGATCGGGCCAAACATCTTTAGGAATTAAAG CTGCTAATGGAGTTGTCATCGCAACAGAGAAAAAGCTACCATCTATTTTAGTTGATGAAGCATCC GTTCAAAAGATTCAGATATTAACACCTAATATTGGAGTTGTTTATAG TGGCATGGGTCCTGATTTTCGGGTTCTAGTTCGAAAAAGCAGGAAGCAGGCAGAGCAATATCATCGATTATACAAA GAACCAATTCCTGTTACACAACTTGTAAGGGAAACTGCTGCTGTAATGCAGGAGTTCACTCAGTCTGG TGGTGTCAGGCCTTTTGGTGTATCACTGTTGGTCGCAGGGTATGATGACAAAGGTCCGCAATTATATCAG GTGGATCCATCAGGTTCATATTTCTCTTGGAAAGCTTCAGCTATGGGGAAAAATGTTTCTAATGCAAAGACTTTTCTTGAGAAGAG gTACACAGATGATATGGAGCTTGATGATGCGGTTCATACAGCAATATTAACATTAAAAGAAGG GTTTGAAGGACAAATCTCTGGTAAAAACATTGAGATTGGCATAATTGGTGCGGACAAAAAATTTCG GGTACTGACGCCAGCTGAAATTGATGATTACTTGGCTGAGGTAGAATAG
- the LOC110631358 gene encoding proteasome subunit alpha type-2-A isoform X1: MGDSQYSFSLTTFSPSGKLVQIEHALTAVGSGQTSLGIKAANGVVIATEKKLPSILVDEASVRHISSFTTTLLIILSLPFFLSSYSYSSSYYYSLWQVQKIQILTPNIGVVYSGMGPDFRVLVRKSRKQAEQYHRLYKEPIPVTQLVRETAAVMQEFTQSGGVRPFGVSLLVAGYDDKGPQLYQVDPSGSYFSWKASAMGKNVSNAKTFLEKRYTDDMELDDAVHTAILTLKEGFEGQISGKNIEIGIIGADKKFRVLTPAEIDDYLAEVE, from the exons ATGGGCGACAGCCAATACTCATTTTCGCTTACCACTTTCAG TCCTTCTGGGAAGCTTGTTCAGATTGAACATGCCCTAACAGCAGTTGGATCGGGCCAAACATCTTTAGGAATTAAAG CTGCTAATGGAGTTGTCATCGCAACAGAGAAAAAGCTACCATCTATTTTAGTTGATGAAGCATCCGTTAGACATATTTCTTCTTTCACTACCACTTTACTGATCATTCTTTCACTGCCATTTTTCTTATCTTCttattcttattcttcttcttattattattctttatgGCAGGTTCAAAAGATTCAGATATTAACACCTAATATTGGAGTTGTTTATAG TGGCATGGGTCCTGATTTTCGGGTTCTAGTTCGAAAAAGCAGGAAGCAGGCAGAGCAATATCATCGATTATACAAA GAACCAATTCCTGTTACACAACTTGTAAGGGAAACTGCTGCTGTAATGCAGGAGTTCACTCAGTCTGG TGGTGTCAGGCCTTTTGGTGTATCACTGTTGGTCGCAGGGTATGATGACAAAGGTCCGCAATTATATCAG GTGGATCCATCAGGTTCATATTTCTCTTGGAAAGCTTCAGCTATGGGGAAAAATGTTTCTAATGCAAAGACTTTTCTTGAGAAGAG gTACACAGATGATATGGAGCTTGATGATGCGGTTCATACAGCAATATTAACATTAAAAGAAGG GTTTGAAGGACAAATCTCTGGTAAAAACATTGAGATTGGCATAATTGGTGCGGACAAAAAATTTCG GGTACTGACGCCAGCTGAAATTGATGATTACTTGGCTGAGGTAGAATAG